One segment of Cetobacterium sp. NK01 DNA contains the following:
- the htpG gene encoding molecular chaperone HtpG, which produces MKKETKVFQAETKELLNLMVHSIYTHKEIFLRELISNASDATDKLKFKALTDTHILDSSEELCITITPNEELRTLTITDHGIGMTFEEVVENIGTIAKSGSKAFLSSLEEAKKNNDLNIIGQFGVGFYSAFMVADKIILETKSPYSDKGVRWTSTGEGSYEIEEIDKTERGTSITLYLKDNDEDKEFLNEYKIKGLIKKYSDYVKYPIMLKDERINSTKPIWKTPKDELKDEDYNEFYKSTYHDWQDPLLHFNFNVQGNLEYNAILFIPQVPPYDLYTREYKRGLQLYTKNVFIMDKCEELIPQYFNFIKGLVDTDDLSLNISREILQKTQQLKAISKNLEKKIISEFEKLMANDRDKYIKFWEVFGRHIKFGVHENFGLNKDKLENLLLFKSSKNLDYTSLKEYVDRMKDDQKEIYYAVGENLDILQKMPKVLNVINKGFEVLYLTEGADEFALKTMNTFKEKTFKSVTEVTFETEEEKEEIKKLSEINKSLLDKIKETLKEKVVEIKLNPELGDSSVSLSSKGEVSLEMEKLLSQIPGNEGVKAEKVLEINPNHPLFNKLQNASEAELKDLSDILYNQGLLIEGFALENPLDFVTKLNNILSK; this is translated from the coding sequence ATGAAAAAAGAAACAAAAGTATTTCAAGCTGAAACTAAAGAACTTTTAAACCTTATGGTACACTCTATTTACACTCATAAGGAAATTTTTTTAAGGGAACTTATCTCAAATGCTAGTGATGCCACTGATAAATTAAAATTCAAGGCTCTTACAGATACTCATATCTTAGATTCTTCTGAAGAACTTTGTATAACTATTACTCCTAATGAAGAATTAAGAACTCTAACTATTACTGATCATGGAATAGGTATGACTTTTGAGGAAGTTGTAGAAAATATCGGTACTATTGCTAAATCTGGATCAAAAGCATTTTTATCTTCACTAGAAGAAGCTAAGAAAAATAATGATTTAAATATAATCGGGCAATTTGGAGTTGGTTTTTACTCTGCATTTATGGTTGCTGACAAGATCATTTTAGAAACTAAATCACCGTATTCTGATAAAGGAGTTAGATGGACATCTACAGGTGAAGGAAGTTATGAAATTGAAGAGATTGATAAGACAGAAAGAGGAACTTCAATTACTTTATATTTAAAAGACAATGATGAAGATAAAGAATTTTTAAATGAATATAAAATCAAAGGCCTTATAAAAAAATATTCTGATTATGTTAAATATCCAATAATGTTAAAAGATGAAAGAATTAATTCAACTAAACCTATTTGGAAAACACCTAAAGATGAATTAAAAGATGAAGATTATAATGAATTTTATAAATCTACTTATCACGATTGGCAAGACCCTCTTTTACATTTTAACTTTAATGTTCAAGGAAATTTAGAGTATAATGCTATCTTATTTATACCACAAGTTCCTCCATACGATCTTTATACAAGAGAATACAAGAGAGGACTTCAGCTATATACTAAAAATGTTTTTATAATGGATAAATGTGAAGAACTAATTCCTCAATATTTTAATTTTATAAAAGGATTAGTTGATACAGATGATTTATCTCTTAACATATCAAGAGAAATTTTACAAAAAACTCAGCAATTAAAGGCTATATCTAAAAATTTAGAGAAAAAAATTATAAGCGAATTTGAAAAATTAATGGCTAATGACAGAGATAAATATATAAAATTCTGGGAAGTTTTTGGAAGACATATTAAATTTGGTGTTCATGAAAACTTTGGGTTAAATAAAGATAAATTAGAAAATCTTCTTCTTTTCAAAAGTTCTAAGAATTTAGATTATACATCTCTTAAAGAGTATGTAGACAGAATGAAAGATGACCAAAAGGAAATTTATTATGCAGTTGGTGAAAATCTAGATATTCTTCAAAAAATGCCTAAGGTTTTAAACGTTATCAATAAAGGTTTTGAAGTTTTATATCTTACAGAGGGTGCTGATGAGTTTGCTTTAAAAACTATGAACACTTTCAAAGAAAAGACATTTAAATCAGTTACTGAGGTAACTTTTGAAACTGAAGAAGAAAAAGAAGAAATTAAAAAACTTTCTGAAATAAATAAATCTCTTCTTGATAAAATAAAAGAAACATTAAAAGAAAAAGTTGTTGAAATCAAATTAAATCCTGAACTTGGAGATAGTTCTGTTTCTTTATCATCTAAAGGTGAAGTTTCTTTAGAAATGGAAAAACTTTTATCTCAAATTCCAGGTAATGAAGGTGTAAAAGCTGAAAAGGTTCTAGAAATAAATCCAAATCATCCACTATTCAACAAACTACAAAACGCTTCAGAAGCTGAACTAAAAGATTTATCAGATATTCTTTACAATCAAGGATTATTAATAGAAGGATTTGCTCTTGAAAATCCATTAGACTTTGTTACAAAATTGAATAATATTCTAAGCAAATAA
- a CDS encoding ThiF family adenylyltransferase, with product MIFQRTELLIGTENLNKLNGSHVLVFGVGGVGGFVVEALVRAGVGELTVVDFDTVDITNLNRQIIATQDTVGKDKVEIIKERALSINPNIKINAYKEKFFKDKREIFFSENKKYTYIVDAIDIVTAKLDLITIAKELKIPIISSMGTGNKINPTMLEIADISKTSVCPLAKVMRAELKKRRIQKVKVLFSKELPMKPKNLENNREKQNNVGSISFVPSVAGLIIASEVIKDITGLKNLGGN from the coding sequence ATGATTTTTCAAAGAACAGAGTTGTTGATCGGTACAGAAAACTTAAATAAGTTAAACGGTTCCCATGTGCTTGTATTTGGAGTGGGAGGAGTAGGTGGATTTGTAGTAGAAGCTTTAGTTAGAGCTGGTGTTGGGGAGTTGACAGTTGTTGATTTTGATACAGTTGATATAACAAATCTTAACAGACAAATAATCGCTACTCAAGATACTGTTGGTAAAGACAAGGTTGAAATTATAAAAGAAAGAGCTTTATCAATAAATCCAAATATAAAGATAAATGCCTATAAAGAGAAATTTTTTAAAGACAAAAGAGAAATATTCTTTTCAGAAAATAAAAAATATACTTATATTGTTGATGCGATAGATATAGTTACAGCAAAATTAGATTTAATAACTATAGCAAAGGAATTAAAAATTCCAATTATATCATCAATGGGAACAGGAAATAAAATAAATCCAACAATGTTAGAGATTGCAGATATATCAAAAACATCTGTTTGCCCATTAGCAAAAGTTATGAGAGCAGAATTAAAAAAGAGAAGAATTCAGAAGGTAAAGGTATTATTTTCAAAAGAACTACCAATGAAACCGAAGAATTTAGAGAATAATAGAGAGAAGCAAAATAACGTAGGAAGTATATCTTTTGTACCATCTGTAGCAGGTCTTATAATTGCAAGTGAGGTTATAAAAGATATAACTGGTTTGAAAAATTTAGGAGGAAATTAA
- a CDS encoding flavodoxin codes for MKKIGIFYGTTSGITAGIVDEIEFYLRGEEYEVFDVANGIDEMENIENLILVSPTYGVGELQKDWENVYDKLKSLDFTNKVVGIVGVGNQFAFGESYVGAMRKLYDAVIAKGAKVIGFTSTEGYSYEETESVVDDKFIGLALDESNQDNETPDRIKAWIEEIKPLFN; via the coding sequence ATGAAAAAAATAGGAATTTTTTATGGAACAACATCAGGAATAACAGCTGGAATAGTTGATGAAATAGAGTTTTACTTAAGAGGAGAGGAATACGAGGTTTTTGATGTAGCAAATGGAATTGATGAGATGGAGAATATTGAAAATCTAATTTTAGTTTCACCAACTTATGGAGTTGGAGAGCTACAAAAAGATTGGGAAAATGTGTATGATAAATTAAAAAGTTTAGATTTTACTAATAAAGTAGTAGGAATAGTAGGTGTAGGAAATCAATTTGCATTTGGTGAGTCATATGTTGGAGCAATGAGAAAATTATATGATGCAGTTATAGCTAAAGGTGCTAAAGTAATAGGATTTACTTCAACAGAAGGATATAGCTATGAAGAAACTGAATCAGTTGTGGATGATAAGTTTATTGGTCTTGCTTTAGATGAAAGTAATCAAGATAATGAAACACCTGATAGAATCAAAGCGTGGATAGAAGAGATTAAACCTCTATTTAATTAA
- a CDS encoding rhodanese-like domain-containing protein gives MKKYQTLNKIEVKELLTQENTVLLDVRTEDEYWEESVEDSLNVPLHELEERVVELDKNKTYITFCRSGVRSKTAALILLEEGFAKVFNSQEGILTWK, from the coding sequence ATGAAAAAATATCAAACATTAAATAAAATTGAAGTAAAAGAACTGCTAACACAGGAGAATACAGTACTTTTAGATGTACGAACAGAAGATGAATACTGGGAAGAATCAGTTGAAGATAGTTTAAATGTTCCACTACATGAATTAGAAGAAAGAGTTGTTGAACTGGATAAAAATAAGACGTATATAACTTTTTGTAGAAGCGGAGTTCGTTCTAAAACAGCAGCTTTAATTTTATTAGAAGAGGGATTCGCAAAAGTTTTTAATTCTCAAGAGGGAATATTAACTTGGAAATAA
- the putP gene encoding sodium/proline symporter PutP has product MIGVETFITFGAYLLFLIGVGVYFYGKTSSSEDYLIGGRGVGSWVTALSAQASDMSGWLLMGLPGAVYLSGFGQIWVVIGLTVGTYLNWKFIAPKLRVETEIEDTLTLPTFLEKKLKDDKGTIRKVLALGTLFFFTIYSSSGLVAAGKLFESILGIDYKVAVIIGAVTIVVYTFMGGYLASCWTDFFQGGLMFLAIIAVPLAAYYKIGDIETVRQGIELKGISFNIFKQNGENIGILGVLSSLAWGLGYFGQPHILVRFMSISDVKELKKSRRIAMIWVIISLIGAIAIGLLGIPLFKNVAELGGDAEKIFIYMIKELFNPWVAGILLAAILSAIMSTIDSQLLVSSTTLTEDFYKYMKKDVSDKEIMWVGRLCVVVIALLALLFALNQNAKVLSLVAYAWGGFGTIFGPAIISVLYFKNVNSKSVLSGILVGMFIFLMWKVLGLDSYMYELLPGFFTNLITVYIVEKVVFKNVVEA; this is encoded by the coding sequence ATGATAGGAGTAGAAACATTTATTACATTTGGAGCATATTTATTATTTTTAATAGGAGTAGGAGTTTATTTTTATGGAAAAACCTCCAGTTCCGAGGATTACTTAATAGGAGGTAGAGGAGTAGGAAGTTGGGTAACTGCGCTATCAGCACAAGCTAGTGATATGAGTGGATGGTTATTAATGGGATTACCAGGAGCAGTATATCTTTCAGGATTTGGACAAATTTGGGTTGTAATAGGTTTAACCGTGGGAACATATTTAAATTGGAAATTTATAGCTCCAAAACTTAGAGTTGAAACTGAAATAGAAGATACCTTAACTTTACCAACATTTTTAGAAAAAAAATTAAAAGATGATAAAGGAACAATAAGAAAAGTTCTAGCTTTAGGAACACTATTTTTCTTTACAATTTATTCATCATCTGGACTGGTAGCAGCAGGAAAACTATTTGAATCAATACTTGGAATTGATTACAAAGTTGCAGTAATAATTGGTGCAGTAACAATAGTTGTTTATACATTTATGGGAGGATATTTAGCTTCTTGTTGGACAGATTTTTTTCAAGGAGGGCTAATGTTTTTAGCTATAATAGCTGTTCCGTTAGCAGCATATTATAAAATTGGAGATATTGAGACAGTTAGACAAGGAATTGAGTTGAAAGGAATTTCATTTAATATATTTAAACAAAATGGAGAGAATATAGGAATATTAGGAGTATTGTCTTCTTTAGCTTGGGGATTAGGATATTTTGGACAACCTCATATTTTAGTTAGATTTATGAGTATAAGTGATGTAAAAGAATTAAAAAAATCTAGAAGAATAGCTATGATATGGGTAATTATCTCTTTAATTGGAGCAATAGCAATTGGACTTTTAGGAATACCACTTTTTAAAAATGTTGCAGAGTTAGGAGGAGATGCAGAAAAAATATTTATCTATATGATAAAAGAGTTGTTTAATCCTTGGGTAGCAGGAATTTTATTAGCTGCAATATTATCAGCTATAATGTCAACGATAGATTCACAATTGTTAGTTTCATCAACTACTTTAACAGAAGACTTTTATAAATATATGAAAAAAGATGTTTCTGACAAAGAGATAATGTGGGTTGGAAGACTATGTGTTGTTGTAATCGCTTTATTAGCATTACTATTTGCTTTAAATCAAAATGCTAAAGTACTGTCATTAGTAGCTTACGCATGGGGAGGTTTTGGAACAATATTTGGACCAGCGATAATATCGGTGCTTTATTTTAAAAATGTGAATAGTAAAAGTGTTTTATCGGGAATTTTAGTTGGAATGTTTATATTTTTAATGTGGAAAGTTTTAGGATTAGATAGTTATATGTATGAGTTATTACCAGGATTTTTTACTAATTTAATAACGGTTTATATAGTAGAGAAAGTAGTTTTTAAAAATGTAGTTGAAGCTTAA
- a CDS encoding methylated-DNA--[protein]-cysteine S-methyltransferase, translating to MKNIIPGYFYIFDTPFGLLKIEELNNEIIKIELNNPTSNRTFKLTKFLKESFKEIDEFLNGKRKKFTFKINPIGTEFQKSVWTALLNIPYGEVKTYKDIAIAIGNPKACRAVGLANNKNPIPIVIPCHRVIGSNGKLTGYAYGLSIKSHLLNLEKGAK from the coding sequence ATGAAAAATATTATCCCAGGTTATTTTTATATTTTTGACACTCCATTTGGTTTACTTAAAATTGAAGAATTAAATAATGAAATTATTAAAATTGAACTTAACAACCCTACTTCAAATAGAACTTTTAAACTTACAAAATTTTTAAAAGAGTCGTTTAAAGAGATTGATGAATTTCTAAATGGCAAGAGAAAAAAATTTACATTTAAAATAAATCCTATTGGAACAGAGTTCCAAAAATCTGTTTGGACAGCATTACTTAATATTCCTTATGGAGAAGTTAAAACTTATAAAGATATTGCAATTGCTATTGGCAATCCTAAGGCATGTAGAGCTGTGGGATTAGCAAACAACAAAAATCCCATCCCCATAGTTATTCCTTGTCATAGAGTAATTGGTTCTAATGGCAAACTAACTGGATATGCCTATGGATTATCTATAAAATCCCATTTACTTAATTTAGAAAAAGGTGCAAAATAA
- a CDS encoding TonB-dependent receptor, producing MKKRFYIAGLILASSLSMGQDKVVKLEESVITSENTETTIADIPKNITVLTGEEITQRGAKTVAEALKLVSSVTVKEMGGADAAFDIRGQGPTAKSNVIVLVDGAPINSIDLSGYQTSNIPVDNIERIEVIPSGGSVLYGDGAVGGTINIVTKAPENKKNYGSLNSEIGSYGLKKQQITYGTKIGEKLLVEVDYLKKEKDGYRDYSKDDLQSFGFRSRYKLNDGELKFKYNYSKNDFKAPGALTKDEVNEDRTQSNPNAWRIDGKTEKNNFVGDYLYNINSDLEFKLLGRYAHENYSSNGSNYKTEVKYLKPQLKYSYLDENYVVFGGDIYQGETRDFAYGNGKSEKNSLGGFIINSSTIEKFRFTQGYRRQNIEYKGDRFATRKFKEDAIELTGSYLYSDSGSTYVSYTKGFRAPNTDEINAWAGEFNPQKTETYEIGVKDFVGNTYISTSVFYIETENEIFYGVNKNDEFNKNRNLDGTSKRKGIEFSLEHYFDKLTISESITYMKTEFKEGKDIPGIPNIKGVLNFNYKFNEKLSMNNSWEYYGKSYDSNDEANEREKIDSYLLSGLTFVYDFQDGLVINAGINNLFNEKYYDYVGYSSYSKTRNYYPAPERNYYIGFKYSF from the coding sequence ATGAAAAAAAGATTTTATATTGCAGGATTGATTCTTGCATCTAGTTTATCAATGGGACAAGACAAGGTTGTGAAGTTAGAAGAAAGTGTTATAACAAGTGAAAATACAGAGACAACAATAGCAGATATACCTAAAAATATAACTGTATTAACAGGGGAAGAGATAACGCAAAGGGGAGCGAAAACAGTAGCAGAAGCTTTAAAATTAGTATCAAGTGTCACTGTAAAAGAGATGGGTGGAGCAGATGCCGCTTTTGATATAAGAGGTCAAGGGCCTACAGCAAAGTCAAATGTTATAGTATTAGTTGATGGAGCGCCAATTAATTCGATTGATTTATCAGGATATCAAACAAGCAATATTCCAGTAGATAATATAGAGAGAATTGAAGTAATACCTTCTGGAGGGTCAGTTTTATACGGAGATGGAGCAGTTGGAGGAACAATAAATATAGTGACAAAAGCACCTGAAAATAAAAAAAATTATGGAAGCTTAAATAGTGAAATAGGATCTTATGGATTAAAAAAACAGCAAATTACATATGGAACTAAAATAGGAGAAAAGCTTTTAGTTGAAGTAGATTATTTGAAAAAAGAAAAAGATGGATATAGGGATTATTCTAAAGATGATTTACAAAGTTTTGGATTTAGAAGTAGATATAAACTTAATGATGGAGAGTTAAAATTTAAATATAATTATTCTAAAAATGATTTTAAAGCTCCGGGAGCATTGACTAAAGATGAAGTTAATGAAGACAGAACACAATCTAATCCAAATGCTTGGAGAATTGATGGAAAAACAGAGAAAAATAATTTTGTAGGAGATTACTTATATAATATAAATTCTGATTTAGAATTTAAACTATTAGGAAGATATGCTCATGAAAACTACTCTTCAAATGGAAGTAATTACAAGACAGAAGTTAAATATTTAAAGCCACAACTTAAATATTCATATTTAGATGAGAATTATGTTGTATTTGGTGGAGATATTTATCAGGGAGAGACAAGAGATTTTGCTTATGGAAATGGAAAATCTGAAAAAAACTCTTTAGGTGGATTTATAATAAATAGTTCTACAATAGAGAAGTTTAGATTTACTCAAGGATACAGAAGGCAAAATATTGAATACAAGGGAGATAGATTTGCAACAAGAAAGTTTAAAGAAGATGCAATAGAACTGACAGGAAGCTATTTATATTCTGATTCGGGATCTACATATGTAAGCTATACCAAAGGATTTAGAGCACCTAATACAGATGAAATAAATGCTTGGGCAGGAGAATTTAATCCTCAAAAAACAGAAACTTATGAAATTGGAGTAAAGGATTTTGTAGGGAATACATATATCTCAACATCAGTATTCTATATAGAAACAGAAAATGAAATTTTCTATGGAGTAAATAAAAACGATGAATTTAATAAAAATAGAAATTTAGATGGAACAAGTAAGAGAAAAGGAATAGAGTTTTCTTTAGAACACTATTTTGATAAATTGACAATATCGGAATCAATAACTTATATGAAAACAGAGTTTAAAGAAGGGAAAGATATTCCTGGAATTCCTAATATAAAGGGAGTATTAAACTTTAATTATAAATTTAATGAAAAATTAAGTATGAATAACTCTTGGGAATACTATGGAAAATCTTACGATAGTAATGATGAAGCCAATGAAAGAGAGAAAATAGATAGCTATTTATTAAGTGGATTAACTTTTGTATATGATTTTCAAGATGGATTAGTTATAAATGCTGGAATTAATAATTTATTTAATGAAAAATATTATGATTATGTAGGATATAGTAGTTATAGTAAAACTCGTAATTACTACCCTGCACCAGAAAGAAATTATTATATTGGATTTAAATATAGTTTTTAA
- a CDS encoding ABC transporter substrate-binding protein — protein MLKKVFMLNIFVFSIGYSRILVDGIGRKVEIPEKVERIISTVPSNTEIIVDMGLVNILAGVDIYSEKISKELEGKGILNTDRLNEEKIMELMPDLVITSQHNLSKGKESLNIFDEVGIPIYVMKTPNSLEEVKNSIDEIGNLLNERKKSDNLKNNYAEELEKLKSQKGKGKRVYFEILNNPIYTTGGKTFLNDVIENAGGKNIFENQEGWISPTLESIIEKNPEFIFVGEDRKEIIEDIKSRPEWQEIDAIKTGKVYFIDEGINRPSTRVLKSLKQMKEVLSNDKF, from the coding sequence GTGTTAAAAAAGGTATTTATGTTAAATATATTTGTATTTTCAATTGGATATTCAAGAATATTAGTAGATGGAATTGGTCGTAAAGTTGAAATTCCTGAAAAAGTAGAAAGAATAATTTCAACAGTTCCATCAAATACAGAGATAATAGTAGATATGGGATTAGTTAATATTTTAGCTGGAGTAGATATATATTCTGAAAAAATATCTAAAGAATTAGAAGGTAAAGGAATTCTAAATACAGATAGATTGAATGAAGAAAAAATAATGGAACTGATGCCAGATTTAGTTATAACATCCCAACACAATCTATCTAAAGGAAAAGAGAGCTTAAATATTTTTGATGAGGTTGGAATTCCTATTTATGTAATGAAAACTCCAAATTCATTAGAAGAAGTTAAAAATTCTATAGATGAAATTGGAAATCTTTTAAATGAGAGAAAAAAGAGTGATAATTTAAAAAATAATTATGCTGAAGAATTAGAAAAGTTAAAATCACAAAAGGGAAAGGGAAAGCGAGTATACTTTGAAATTTTAAATAATCCTATATATACAACAGGAGGAAAAACATTTTTAAATGATGTTATAGAAAATGCTGGTGGAAAAAATATATTTGAAAATCAAGAGGGATGGATTTCACCGACTTTAGAATCTATTATTGAAAAAAATCCTGAATTTATATTTGTAGGTGAGGATAGAAAAGAGATTATAGAGGATATAAAAAGTAGACCAGAATGGCAAGAGATTGATGCTATAAAAACTGGAAAAGTATATTTTATAGACGAAGGGATTAATAGACCATCAACAAGAGTTTTAAAATCTTTAAAACAGATGAAGGAAGTGCTTTCAAATGATAAGTTTTAG
- a CDS encoding TIM barrel protein, producing MISFSFIPKNEEEEKFLKVYEKLRNEGITGIETIIGDHLPLESYEKYPVKGVHLLYYPTWLEFWREDMEKVREDFYDDEGILSYYRSFKKEILLETFKKQFEDAKKIGAKYLVFHVSHVRPKDIFTCNFDYTSIEVLDETLKIVNEVFKGDGPLLLFENLPWPGLTLKDYELTKYFFERVKYKNKGFLLDLSHIICTEKNIKNFQDADRYILSRIKNLKDLNKYIYGVHVNGISFENYLKKDFSGEIEKWSIGNRNQKFKIEWEHMKKLDPHRIYRGDLKIIFNELPNLKYINLELKFSSIDNLKEVVKEQLNYIK from the coding sequence ATGATAAGTTTTAGTTTTATTCCTAAAAATGAAGAGGAAGAAAAATTTTTAAAAGTATATGAAAAATTAAGAAACGAAGGTATAACAGGTATAGAAACTATAATTGGGGATCATTTACCTTTAGAAAGTTATGAAAAGTATCCTGTAAAAGGAGTACATCTATTATACTATCCTACTTGGTTAGAATTTTGGAGAGAGGATATGGAAAAGGTAAGAGAAGATTTTTACGATGATGAAGGAATATTAAGTTATTATCGTTCTTTTAAAAAAGAGATTTTATTAGAAACTTTTAAAAAACAATTTGAAGATGCAAAAAAAATTGGAGCAAAGTATTTAGTTTTTCATGTTTCACACGTAAGACCTAAAGATATATTTACTTGTAATTTTGATTATACATCTATAGAGGTATTAGATGAAACCTTGAAAATAGTAAATGAAGTTTTTAAAGGCGATGGACCGTTACTGCTTTTTGAAAATTTACCATGGCCAGGATTAACTTTAAAAGATTACGAATTAACAAAATATTTTTTTGAAAGAGTAAAGTATAAAAATAAAGGTTTTTTATTAGATTTATCTCATATAATATGCACAGAAAAAAATATAAAGAACTTTCAAGATGCAGATAGATATATTTTAAGTAGAATTAAAAATTTAAAAGACTTGAATAAATACATATATGGTGTTCATGTAAATGGAATTAGCTTTGAAAACTATTTGAAAAAAGATTTTTCAGGAGAAATTGAGAAGTGGTCAATAGGAAATAGAAATCAGAAATTTAAAATAGAGTGGGAACATATGAAAAAACTTGATCCACACAGGATTTATAGAGGAGATTTAAAAATTATATTTAATGAACTTCCGAATTTAAAATATATAAATTTGGAATTAAAGTTTTCATCTATCGACAATTTGAAAGAGGTAGTAAAGGAACAATTAAATTATATAAAATAA
- a CDS encoding stage 0 sporulation family protein, with translation MDETVQQDNAEVKEEVVSDPNKLYNILGVMFETTKKRYSFEIVDDLEYKKGDKVIVDTIRGKEIGVVYGGPMQLPERVLVLPLKPVIKKASEDEIKKYDLLRQEAREAFKVCKERIAHHKLPMKLIETEYTFDKTKLIFYFTAEGRIDFRDLVKDLANIFKLRIELRQIGVRDEARILGNIGVCGKELCCRTFINKFDSVSIKMARDQGLVINPTKISGVCGRLLCCINYEYKQYEEALRVYPAVNQLVKTQKGEGKVTSISPLNGFLYVDVEGKGIMKVLIDEIKFNKKEAKKLQNVLSTEELQHKVLEKE, from the coding sequence ATAGATGAAACAGTACAACAAGATAATGCAGAAGTAAAAGAAGAAGTAGTATCAGATCCTAATAAATTATATAACATTTTAGGTGTGATGTTTGAGACGACTAAAAAAAGATATAGTTTTGAAATAGTAGATGATTTAGAGTATAAAAAAGGTGATAAAGTAATAGTTGATACTATAAGAGGAAAAGAAATTGGAGTTGTCTATGGAGGACCCATGCAACTACCAGAAAGAGTATTAGTTTTACCATTAAAACCTGTAATAAAAAAAGCTAGTGAAGATGAAATAAAAAAATATGATTTACTTCGTCAAGAAGCTAGAGAAGCATTTAAAGTTTGTAAAGAAAGAATTGCACATCATAAACTACCAATGAAACTAATAGAAACAGAGTATACTTTTGACAAAACAAAATTAATATTTTATTTTACAGCTGAAGGAAGAATTGATTTTAGAGACTTGGTAAAGGATTTAGCTAATATATTTAAATTAAGAATAGAACTAAGACAAATTGGTGTAAGAGATGAAGCTAGAATACTTGGGAATATAGGAGTATGTGGAAAAGAGCTTTGTTGTAGAACATTTATAAATAAATTTGATTCAGTATCAATAAAAATGGCAAGAGACCAAGGATTGGTAATAAATCCGACTAAGATATCTGGAGTATGTGGAAGATTACTTTGTTGTATAAATTATGAATATAAACAGTATGAAGAAGCGTTGAGAGTTTATCCTGCTGTGAATCAGCTTGTTAAAACTCAAAAAGGAGAGGGAAAAGTAACAAGTATAAGTCCATTAAATGGATTTTTATATGTAGATGTTGAAGGGAAAGGAATTATGAAGGTTCTTATTGATGAGATAAAATTTAATAAAAAAGAAGCAAAGAAATTGCAGAATGTTTTATCAACAGAAGAGCTACAGCATAAGGTTTTAGAAAAGGAGTAA
- a CDS encoding tRNA1(Val) (adenine(37)-N6)-methyltransferase — MIFENEDIANICEGYTLIQKKEGFRFGTDAVLLANFFNGKKNSKILEIGTGNGIIPVLLCAKDKISKIKAVEIQKEIADLAIRNVKRNGLEDRIEVVNMDIKNIQEGNTYDYIISNPPYMVLDGKEINDKDIKSIARHEIKLNLKEFIANAKRLLKPRGELFMVHKSYRFLEITEELIKNGFSVKRVKFVHYSRDKDSSIVLIEASKGRKNILKIETPIFLNDN, encoded by the coding sequence ATGATTTTTGAAAATGAAGATATAGCTAATATTTGTGAAGGGTACACTTTAATTCAAAAAAAAGAGGGATTTAGATTTGGAACTGATGCGGTTTTATTAGCTAATTTTTTCAATGGAAAGAAAAATTCTAAAATATTAGAAATTGGAACAGGAAATGGTATAATTCCAGTACTGTTATGTGCTAAAGATAAAATATCTAAAATAAAAGCGGTAGAGATTCAAAAAGAAATTGCAGATTTAGCAATTAGAAATGTTAAAAGAAACGGATTAGAGGATAGAATAGAAGTTGTTAATATGGATATAAAAAATATCCAAGAAGGAAATACATATGATTATATAATTTCAAATCCACCATATATGGTTTTGGATGGAAAAGAAATTAATGATAAAGATATAAAAAGTATAGCAAGACATGAAATAAAACTTAACTTGAAAGAGTTTATAGCAAATGCTAAAAGGTTATTAAAACCAAGAGGTGAGCTTTTTATGGTACATAAAAGCTATAGATTTTTAGAAATTACAGAAGAACTTATAAAAAATGGATTTTCAGTTAAAAGAGTTAAATTTGTTCATTATTCAAGAGATAAAGATTCAAGCATTGTTTTAATTGAAGCTAGCAAAGGGAGAAAAAACATATTAAAAATTGAAACTCCAATTTTTCTAAACGATAATTAA